The Saccharopolyspora gloriosae genome has a segment encoding these proteins:
- a CDS encoding NUDIX domain-containing protein: MPDRHLVDAHIMLLRENRILLSKRRGDAFDGKWHLPAGKVDAGEDVISAAVREACEEVGVRIDPADLTHVHTVHIIGSGQEPRFGFFFRSSRWSGQPENREPAKSHGLDWFALDALPEPMIGYAALGIRALSSGIPFSIHGWD, from the coding sequence ATGCCCGATCGACATCTGGTCGACGCCCACATCATGTTGCTGCGCGAGAACCGGATCCTGCTCAGCAAACGCCGGGGAGACGCCTTCGACGGCAAGTGGCATCTGCCCGCGGGCAAGGTCGACGCGGGTGAGGACGTGATCTCGGCGGCCGTGCGGGAGGCCTGCGAGGAAGTGGGCGTGCGGATCGATCCCGCGGACCTGACGCACGTGCACACCGTGCACATCATCGGATCCGGCCAGGAGCCGCGGTTCGGCTTCTTCTTCCGCTCGTCCCGATGGTCCGGGCAACCGGAGAACCGGGAGCCCGCCAAGTCCCACGGCCTCGACTGGTTCGCGCTCGACGCGCTGCCCGAACCGATGATCGGATACGCGGCCCTCGGCATCCGAGCCCTAAGCAGCGGAATCCCCTTCTCGATCCACGGCTGGGACTGA